Genomic window (Chryseobacterium bernardetii):
AAACCCTTAGTCTCCAGCCTTTTGAGAAGAGGAGTAAGCGTTCCGCTATCCAGAAACAGTTTTTCTCCGATATGGCTTACTGTAAGTCCGTCACCATTCCATAATACCATCATCACAAGGTATTGTGGATAGGTAATATCCAGTTCATCAAGAAAAGGACGGTATAATCCGGTGATTTCCTTAGCAATTACATACAATGGGAAACAGATCTGGTTTTCCAGTTTGGGGGTATTTGAAAGTTCCATAAGCTGAAGTACGAAAGATTCGTGAAGGTATTACTTTTTAATGATAAACTCATCCATTGGAATACGGACTTTCTTCATAGAAGATAACCAGTCATTGGCTTCATCGCGGTATCCAAGGTATAATAAACTCACACTTTTCAAGCCTAATTCTTTTAATCCCAGTATTTCATCCACAAGTTCATTGCTGAATCCTTCTGCTGGAGTACTGTCAATTTTAAGTTCGGCAGCCTGAGCGAGAGCAATTCCTAAGGCAATATATGTCTGGCGGGCAGTGTGTGCAAAGTGCTGTTCAGGAGTTTGGGCACCATACATCTCTTTAATTTTATCTGTATAGCTTCCAAAACGTCCTCTTGGAAGATCCCTTACATCCGTATGGTAATCATATACTTTGTCAATTTTTTCATTGGAGTAGCTGTCCCATGCAGCAAAAACTAAAACATGAGAAGAATCTCTCATTACTTCAGGGTTCAGAGCTCCGGCAACCATTTTATCTTTTAATTCCTGATTTTCCACAACAATAATACGGAAAGGCTGTAAACCGGATGAAGTAGGAGCAAGTCTTGCTGCTTCCAGAATGGTATTTAAATCTTCGTTAGATACTTTTTTAGATGGGTCATAAGCTTTTACAGCGTGTCTCCAGTTAAGGTCTTCTATTAATGACATTTTCTTTTATTTTAAAATTAAACTGTTTGCAATTATTGAGTTCCAAATTTTATTTTGTGATCATTTAACTATGCAAATATACAAGCAATTAAATTGCGCGCAATTTAATTTTGAAAGATTTTATTGATGACTATTATTTATTTTATAAAAAATGAGTGGAATGGATAATCTGTTTTCAGCATGATTCGGATTTTTTTTTGCCATGAGGATTCCAATCTTTGTAACAGAATTTTAAAACTAAAAAATAATGCAGAGATTTAAAGACAAAACAGCAGTTATTACAGGTGGAACTAACGGAATGGGTTTAGCTACCGCTCAGAAATTTATAGAAGAAGGTGGCCGTGTTATTATTACCGGCAGAAGTGAACAAACAGTTAATAATGCTTTGGAAGAATTAGGGGGGAACGCTTTTGGAATTATTTCTGATGCAGGGAATATGAAGGACTTATTGGGTTTACAAGAAGAGGTAAGAAAATATACTGATCAAATTGATGTTATTTTCGCCAATGCAGGCTATGGTAAATTTGCTCCTGTTGAAAACGTTGATGAGAACCATTTTGATGAACTCTTTAATGTATTGGCAAAAGGTTCTTTTTTTACCGTTCAGCAGTTATTACCATTAATGAAAGCAGGAAGCTCAGTTATTTTTAATACTTCTATTGCTACAGAGATTGCTATGAATAGTTTTTCAGTATATTCAGCAGCTAAATCTGCGGTGCAGTCATTCATTAAAACATTTGCAGTAGAACTTACAGAGCGGGGAATCCGTGTGAACGGAGTAAGCCCGGGACATATCAAGACCAATATTTTTAACAATACAGGGCTTGCTCCTGAGCAGATTGAAGTGGCGGTTCAGGATATTATTCCTACAATACCTTTTAAAAGGCAGGGGAATCCTGAGGAAATTGCCAGTGTAGTTCTATTTCTTGCTTCAGAAGAAGCATCCTATATTCATGGTGCGGAAGTGAAGGTGGATGCCGGAATATCTGTTATAAGATAATCGGGCAGAATTATTTCACTTCATTGATCTCTTTGATCATATTGGTTTTATTTTCAACACCTATATTATAAATGTTACCTTTTTTAAAACTTAGATTAACCTTTTCCATCAACGTTTTATAGTCAGAAGATTTTTTTGACAGGTAAAAAACCTGTGCGCTTATTCCAATGGCCACACGAACAACTTCGTCCGGTCTATCAGGATCTTCAAGGATATTAGTGATGGTAGCGTTATTGTACCAGGTTAATTTCTGGGATTCTGAATGGGAAGAACAGGATGTAATCATGACAAACACTAATAATAAATAAGTCCAGGCTTTCATAATAATAAATTGTTGAGTAAAAAGCTCCTGCAATATATAAATAATTGCAGGAGCTCTATAAAAAAGTTAGTTAGAATCCACAATGTGCAGTACTAGGTACCGGAGCAGAACAGCCTGAAAGAGCTGAGAATGCCGTTAAAGTACAATTGGTATTTACCAGATTGTTATCATATAGTAAAGATCCCGATGGACTTCTGTAATAAACATTCCCTGCCGTATTGGCATAAGAAGAAACAGAAGTAGAACCACAGGTAGAATTGGTACAGGCAGCTCTCCATGCAGTATCGGTGATAGGACCTGTTGAATTGAGAGAAGGGTCAATAATTCTTTTTTCAACAATACCTGAAGCATTTTTAAAGCTTACCAATACGGCAACATGATATACCCATGACACACAGCAGGTACCGGTAGAAGCTCTTAAATTACCATATACAAATTGCTTTTCACACTCATATCCGGCATTGTTTAAGATCTGTCTCATTTTGTGAGCTCTTGCATAGCACCCGTCTACAGGGTATCTGAATGTGATGCATGGAGAAGAAGCTGTAGAAGTTCCGCAAGACTGGTTTTTGATTTGAGTAAATAAACTGTTTAAAGTAGCCAAATCCGGTATAACACTGGCCAATTTTCTGTTTGCCCCATCTTCTGTTTTTATTTCTTTGGTTAAAGAAGATTTAAAGAAACGGATGTCTTCCAGTGTAGGGCTGTCTACTTTAGCAATTTCATTGGAGTTAGCTTTAAGAAAAATATGAACCGGAGATTCATTTTTCACGGCCTCACTGATCATGGAAATGTAAGCTTCGTTTTCCTTAGTGTCTTTAATTTCGTAAGGCTGTGCGGAAAGGATAAAGGAAACTTTATAGCTTGTTCCTTCTTTATTGATTCCTACCGGAACAGTTCTTCCGAACTCTTTCATAGCAATTTCTTTGGATTGCGGATTTACGGTTTCCTGATTCGCGTTGGAATCTGAACAGGAGTTGATGGACAGTACTGATATAAATACCATCATGGATAGCAAAAATTTTTTCATAGTTCTCATATTTTGGTGGTTAATGATTTTTCTAAACAGTATTTTGTTATTCACTATTTAGTGATATTAAAATTATGAAAAATTCAAATATATGCAAGTAATTTTTTTCAAAAAATAATCAATATTTAAAAATTGCTTATAAAAAAATCCCTATGTATCTGGACTGCCCCCAAAAAGTTAGACACTTTTTAGGGGCATTTTTTTATGTATAGAAAAGAAAAATTTAGCGTTGCTTTCAAATTAGAATGTATTAACCTCCACAAAAATTCTCATCGTTCAATTGGATCTATAGCAACAGAGAAAGGATTTAACGAAAGTAATCTACGCAAGTGGATGGGCTTTTATAATAAGTACGGAATCTCGGGTTTACAACCAAGAAGAAATAAGATCTATTCTGTGAATTTCAAGGTTAAAGTTTTAAAAACTATCGAAATAGAACATATCTCACAAAGAGAAGCATGTATCCGATTTGATATCGCAGCTCAATCTACCGTGCTGAATTGGCAAAGGGATTACGAAAAAAGTGGTATTTTAGGATTAAAGAATAAACCTAAAGGAAGGCCCTGTATTATGAGTGATTACAAGCGTAAAAAAAGAAAGTCTGATAAGCCATTGACCAGAGAAGAAGAACTTTTATTGGAAAACGAAAGATTGCGAGCTGAAATTGATTTTCTAAAAAAGTTAGACGCCTTAACTCTCAAAAAGAACAAGCAGAGGCCATCGAAGGATTAAGGCGAAAATATAATCTGTCGCTCCTGCTGGATTGTACAGGTATGGCCAGAAGTAGTTTCTATTACCATCAGAAAGCTCTTAATAAAAAGGATAAGTATGGAAAAGTAAAAACTTTGATCAAACAGATTTATCATAGGCATAAAGGTCGATTTGGATACCGTCGTATTACTTTGATGATGAAACAGCAAGGAATTGTAATTAATCATAAAACGGTCTTAAGACTAATGAAGGCACTGGGATTGAAAAGTATCATTAGGGTTAAGAAATACAGATCTTACCGGGGAGAGCAAGGCAGGATAGCACCAAATATTCTGGAGAGGAACTTTAAGGCAGATCAGCCAAACAGAAAATGGGCCACTGATGTGACAGAGTTTAACGTATCAGGCAGTAAATTGTATCTTTCGCCGATAATTGACCTTTACAATGGCGAGATTATCAGTTATGATCTCTCGGAAAGGCCTGTCTTTGCGCAGGTTATGAATATGCTCAAAAAAGGGTTTAGAAAGATTAAGAATACTGAAAACCTCATTATCCACTCTGATCAAGGCTGGCAATATCAAATGAAAACCTATCAGCACATGTTAAAAGAAAAAGGCATTATCCAAAGTATGTCCCGCAAAGGAAACTGCCTTGATAATGCGGTAATAGAAAACTTCTTTGGAACTTTAAAATCTGAAATGTTCTATATTAAGAAATTTAAAACCATTGATGAACTCAAAAAAGAAATAAAGAAGTATATCAATTACTATAATAACGACAGAATAAGACTTAATCTAAAAGGAAAGAGTCCGGTACAGTACCGAACTCTTTCATATAATAATATTGTTTAATTTTGTCTAAACTTTTGGGTGCAGTCTAATCGGCTACATAGGGATTTTAATATTTTAAATTAATTTTATTTGTAAATCAGTTCGGCCTGAAATACATCAGCGAAATGTTTTCTGATCTTTGCTTTTACCTCTTCCATTTCTTCCGGAGTGAGCTCTCTCTCAAGTTCTCTTTTTAAAGAAGTAACCTGTTTGTCTTTAATTCCGCACGGAATAATATATTCAAAGTAACGCATATCGGTATTCACATTCAATGCAAAACCGTGTAAGGTTACCCATCGGGAAGCTTTTACTCCCATAGCACAGATCTTTCTGGCATAAGGTTTTCCAACATCCAGCCAGACACCTGTTTCTCCCTGGGAACGTTCTCCTTTCAATCCATATTCACCAATGGTTCTGATAATCACTTCTTCAAGATTTCTCATATATAAATGAATATCTGTAAAAAAATTCTCAAGGTCAAGAACAGGATAACCTACAATCTGGCCATAACCATGGTAAGTAATATCTCCACCACGATTGGTTTTTACATAGGTAGCTTCAATTTCCTTCAGTTTATCCATTCCTGCAAGCAAATTTTCTTCGTGCCCGCTTTTTCCCAGTGTGTATACATGAGGATGTTCTACAAAAAGAAGATGGTTCGGGGTAGTGATATGCTGTTCTGCAGGCAGGTCGCGATTCTTGATTTTAGTATCAATAATATCCTTCATCAGTTTCTCCTGATAATCCCATGCGGGCTGATATTCCTTAATTCCTAAATCTTCAAATTCTACTGCTTTATTTTGATTTGTATTCATTTTAATTTTTGATATACAAATTTAGTGAATTTTAAGCTTTTATGGAATGGATAAAATCTATGGCATTTTTCTTCCAATCTTTATCCTGAAGCAAAACATTCACAAAGGCTGTTCCGATGATTCCGCCATCAGCTTTTTCAGTCACATTTTCAAAATCCTGTTTTGATTTTATTCCGAATCCGATCATTACTGGGTTTTTAAGAGGAAGATCAGCCAGTCTTGTCAGGTAGTTTTCATTCTTTATAACTGTATTTTCGTTTCCGGTAGTGGATGAAGAGCTTACGGCATACAGAAATCCGGAACTTAATGAATCCAGGTACTGTATTCTTTCATCCGAAGTTTCCGGAGTTACCAGAAATGTAAAATTGAGATTATATTTTTTTAAAATATGCTGATAATTTTTTTCAAATTCAATAGGAGGAAGGTCAGGAAGAATAAGTCCTGAAACTCCACTTTCTGAGCATTCCTTACAGAATTTTTCAAAGCCAAAGCTTAATACGGGATTAATATAACCCATTAAAATGACCGGAATTTTTATTTCATCTTTTATTGTTTTTAACTGAGAAAAAAGCTTTTCAATAGTCATTCCGTTTTGGAGAGCCAGTTCATGGGCTTTTTGAATCACAGGACCGTCTGCTACGGGATCAGAATAAGGCATCCCGATTTCAATCATGTCTGCTCCGGAGTCCTGAATCAGTTGTATAATGTCTGTAGTGCTTTCCAGTTCCGGAATTCCTGCGGTGAAGTATATATTTAGTTTTTTCATTTTTTATTGTATTAAAGTATAATGTACAAAGTACAATGTATAAAGTATAGTGTACCAGATACAATGCATAAAATAGGCATTAGTCAGCGGAGAAAATACATTGTACATTTTACATCCGACATTTTACATCCGACATTTTACATCCGACATTTTACAGATTTTTGAGATACGTTTCCATATCCTTGTCTCCGCGGCCGCTTAAACAAATAACAAC
Coding sequences:
- a CDS encoding MarR family winged helix-turn-helix transcriptional regulator, with the translated sequence MELSNTPKLENQICFPLYVIAKEITGLYRPFLDELDITYPQYLVMMVLWNGDGLTVSHIGEKLFLDSGTLTPLLKRLETKGFIIRKRKKEDERVVEVFLAEAGRQLQKKACEIPGKIQKKIGIQPEELLELKETVLKILNKIENK
- a CDS encoding NAD(P)H-dependent oxidoreductase → MSLIEDLNWRHAVKAYDPSKKVSNEDLNTILEAARLAPTSSGLQPFRIIVVENQELKDKMVAGALNPEVMRDSSHVLVFAAWDSYSNEKIDKVYDYHTDVRDLPRGRFGSYTDKIKEMYGAQTPEQHFAHTARQTYIALGIALAQAAELKIDSTPAEGFSNELVDEILGLKELGLKSVSLLYLGYRDEANDWLSSMKKVRIPMDEFIIKK
- a CDS encoding SDR family oxidoreductase; this translates as MQRFKDKTAVITGGTNGMGLATAQKFIEEGGRVIITGRSEQTVNNALEELGGNAFGIISDAGNMKDLLGLQEEVRKYTDQIDVIFANAGYGKFAPVENVDENHFDELFNVLAKGSFFTVQQLLPLMKAGSSVIFNTSIATEIAMNSFSVYSAAKSAVQSFIKTFAVELTERGIRVNGVSPGHIKTNIFNNTGLAPEQIEVAVQDIIPTIPFKRQGNPEEIASVVLFLASEEASYIHGAEVKVDAGISVIR
- a CDS encoding protein-glutamine glutaminase yields the protein MKKFLLSMMVFISVLSINSCSDSNANQETVNPQSKEIAMKEFGRTVPVGINKEGTSYKVSFILSAQPYEIKDTKENEAYISMISEAVKNESPVHIFLKANSNEIAKVDSPTLEDIRFFKSSLTKEIKTEDGANRKLASVIPDLATLNSLFTQIKNQSCGTSTASSPCITFRYPVDGCYARAHKMRQILNNAGYECEKQFVYGNLRASTGTCCVSWVYHVAVLVSFKNASGIVEKRIIDPSLNSTGPITDTAWRAACTNSTCGSTSVSSYANTAGNVYYRSPSGSLLYDNNLVNTNCTLTAFSALSGCSAPVPSTAHCGF
- a CDS encoding helix-turn-helix domain-containing protein, producing MYRKEKFSVAFKLECINLHKNSHRSIGSIATEKGFNESNLRKWMGFYNKYGISGLQPRRNKIYSVNFKVKVLKTIEIEHISQREACIRFDIAAQSTVLNWQRDYEKSGILGLKNKPKGRPCIMSDYKRKKRKSDKPLTREEELLLENERLRAEIDFLKKLDALTLKKNKQRPSKD
- a CDS encoding IS3 family transposase encodes the protein MEGLRRKYNLSLLLDCTGMARSSFYYHQKALNKKDKYGKVKTLIKQIYHRHKGRFGYRRITLMMKQQGIVINHKTVLRLMKALGLKSIIRVKKYRSYRGEQGRIAPNILERNFKADQPNRKWATDVTEFNVSGSKLYLSPIIDLYNGEIISYDLSERPVFAQVMNMLKKGFRKIKNTENLIIHSDQGWQYQMKTYQHMLKEKGIIQSMSRKGNCLDNAVIENFFGTLKSEMFYIKKFKTIDELKKEIKKYINYYNNDRIRLNLKGKSPVQYRTLSYNNIV
- the lipB gene encoding lipoyl(octanoyl) transferase LipB; the encoded protein is MNTNQNKAVEFEDLGIKEYQPAWDYQEKLMKDIIDTKIKNRDLPAEQHITTPNHLLFVEHPHVYTLGKSGHEENLLAGMDKLKEIEATYVKTNRGGDITYHGYGQIVGYPVLDLENFFTDIHLYMRNLEEVIIRTIGEYGLKGERSQGETGVWLDVGKPYARKICAMGVKASRWVTLHGFALNVNTDMRYFEYIIPCGIKDKQVTSLKRELERELTPEEMEEVKAKIRKHFADVFQAELIYK
- the trpA gene encoding tryptophan synthase subunit alpha, translating into MKKLNIYFTAGIPELESTTDIIQLIQDSGADMIEIGMPYSDPVADGPVIQKAHELALQNGMTIEKLFSQLKTIKDEIKIPVILMGYINPVLSFGFEKFCKECSESGVSGLILPDLPPIEFEKNYQHILKKYNLNFTFLVTPETSDERIQYLDSLSSGFLYAVSSSSTTGNENTVIKNENYLTRLADLPLKNPVMIGFGIKSKQDFENVTEKADGGIIGTAFVNVLLQDKDWKKNAIDFIHSIKA